A stretch of Desulfarculaceae bacterium DNA encodes these proteins:
- a CDS encoding histidine kinase, producing MSLRTKLILLLTSIVIAVALTSSSLVYLFASERLEQRAKQRLAGTAVLLAEAIQLRFDTELRKFEYWAAMPLVSNTVLHYKDPKTRAAFDKYFSAVVTREPYSSIYLIDKKGECIASDDPRRLFHPHCPKVVSKRPSAVAGYAGTANIGRTVVGVADDRPVVTLTAPVRHLGKVVAILRAGVDLGRFGQEVLALHTVAPKEKVYFLDPSLPSSSPKSLKIRAPANWMNYSPPPKELRAAFEKRSESIFRYRDSEGEHLVAFAQLRAPRWSIVVSQPMAIILAPVRFLGKITLIVVALTIALLIVSVFLLTAPVVKRIERCREFSGDICRGRLERRLPPGPRDEVGDLARDLNEMAVRLEENFHDIAEAERKYRGIFENSVEGIFQTNRDGIMLAANPRLAEMLRAANADDLVGRSSLDFYVERDMRGQLLDRLRSEGEVSGFECEMVRMDGARLQALLHARAELDDQGGINVIHGSVEDVTELREAEAKARRTREAEDLLLRTKLEMLRYQVNPHFLFNTLNSIREMVLTDPDGGVEMIEALAGFYHSSLTHRSELLTTVSDEFDRIANYLQIQEIRFGDQMETAIRVDAAAEQVFIPVFLGQPIVENAVKYGRRSGARPLKIQISAHLEGDKCLFIVANTGHWFEPDQAGHGPGTQLGLEYVQRCLAHHYGSDAAFDIREEDGWVIARIVFPARPENPNA from the coding sequence ATGAGCCTCAGAACCAAATTAATATTGCTACTCACCTCTATCGTCATCGCCGTGGCGCTGACATCCTCGTCCCTGGTGTATTTGTTCGCATCCGAAAGATTGGAACAAAGGGCCAAGCAGCGGCTGGCGGGCACCGCGGTTCTTTTGGCGGAAGCAATTCAGCTCCGGTTCGACACCGAGCTGCGCAAGTTCGAATATTGGGCCGCCATGCCCTTGGTCAGCAATACCGTCCTGCATTACAAGGACCCCAAGACGCGGGCCGCATTTGACAAATACTTCTCCGCCGTGGTGACTCGGGAGCCGTATTCCAGCATATATCTGATCGATAAAAAAGGTGAGTGCATTGCCAGCGACGACCCTCGCCGCTTGTTCCACCCCCACTGCCCCAAGGTCGTCAGCAAGCGGCCCAGCGCGGTGGCGGGTTATGCCGGGACCGCCAACATAGGCCGCACCGTGGTGGGCGTGGCCGACGACCGTCCCGTGGTTACGCTGACCGCCCCGGTCCGTCACTTGGGAAAGGTGGTGGCGATCCTGCGGGCCGGCGTGGATTTGGGCCGCTTCGGCCAGGAAGTGCTGGCGCTTCACACCGTTGCGCCAAAAGAAAAGGTATATTTTCTCGACCCCTCTCTGCCCTCGAGCTCGCCCAAGTCCCTCAAGATTCGAGCCCCGGCCAATTGGATGAATTATTCGCCTCCTCCCAAGGAACTGCGGGCAGCCTTTGAAAAGAGGAGCGAAAGCATCTTTCGCTACCGCGACTCCGAAGGGGAACACCTTGTCGCTTTCGCCCAACTGAGGGCTCCCCGATGGTCGATCGTGGTCTCGCAGCCCATGGCCATCATCCTCGCACCGGTTAGGTTCCTGGGTAAGATCACGCTGATTGTGGTGGCCCTCACCATCGCTCTGCTGATTGTGTCCGTATTTCTACTCACCGCCCCGGTGGTCAAGAGAATAGAACGTTGCCGCGAGTTCTCCGGGGATATATGCCGGGGCCGCCTGGAGAGGCGCTTGCCGCCGGGCCCGCGTGACGAGGTGGGCGACTTGGCCCGGGACCTAAACGAGATGGCCGTTCGGCTGGAAGAGAACTTTCACGATATAGCGGAGGCCGAGCGCAAATACCGCGGCATATTTGAGAACTCGGTGGAGGGCATATTTCAGACCAACAGGGATGGCATCATGCTGGCGGCCAACCCCAGGCTGGCGGAGATGTTGCGTGCCGCCAACGCCGACGATCTGGTCGGAAGAAGCTCGCTTGATTTTTATGTTGAGCGAGACATGCGGGGGCAATTGCTGGACCGGCTCCGCAGCGAAGGCGAGGTGAGCGGCTTTGAATGCGAAATGGTCCGCATGGACGGAGCCCGGCTACAGGCGCTCCTGCACGCCCGCGCGGAACTGGATGACCAGGGGGGGATAAACGTTATTCACGGCAGCGTGGAAGACGTAACCGAACTCAGGGAAGCGGAGGCAAAGGCGAGGCGCACCCGCGAGGCGGAAGATCTATTACTCCGGACCAAGCTCGAGATGCTTCGCTATCAAGTGAACCCCCATTTTTTATTCAACACCTTAAACTCCATACGGGAAATGGTCCTGACCGACCCCGACGGCGGGGTGGAAATGATCGAGGCCCTGGCGGGTTTCTACCACTCCAGCCTTACCCATCGTTCCGAACTATTGACCACGGTCTCTGATGAGTTCGACCGTATTGCAAATTATCTCCAAATACAGGAAATCCGGTTTGGGGATCAAATGGAGACGGCCATACGGGTAGATGCGGCTGCCGAGCAGGTTTTCATACCGGTTTTCCTGGGCCAGCCGATCGTGGAAAACGCGGTCAAATACGGCCGGCGATCCGGCGCCAGGCCATTGAAGATTCAAATCAGCGCGCACCTTGAGGGTGACAAATGCCTGTTCATCGTGGCCAACACCGGCCACTGGTTCGAGCCCGACCAAGCCGGGCATGGGCCCGGCACCCAATTGGGTTTGGAATACGTGCAGCGCTGCCTGGCCCATCACTATGGCTCGGACGCCGCTTTTGACATCAGGGAAGAAGACGGCTGGGTGATCGCCCGTATCGTTTTCCCCGCGCGGCCGGAAAACCCAAATGCCTGA
- a CDS encoding glycyl-radical enzyme activating protein, with product MASEARSGRPLIIDIKGNSLDDGPGTRSVVFMKGCPLNCVWCQNPESKKIAPELWFEKDKCVASGECVPACPDGALALGDSLSIDRDKCTLCFDCVEACPSTALKRVGQDMSVTQVVAKIVPYKPFFDTTGGGVTLSGGEPTLFMDFTSRLLQALKAEGIHTLVETAGLFDFDDFAALVLPHSDMIFMDMKIIDPVLHKRWCGVDNGRIKENFSRLHRMAREGGAFSIKPRTPLIPGVTDTDEMMAALAEFYLEHGVTLAALEKNNPIWFDKSEKVGVNPDFAADDPARSFYDNERYARIKRYFEQRGITILES from the coding sequence ATGGCCTCTGAGGCGCGCAGCGGCCGTCCATTGATCATCGACATCAAGGGCAACTCCCTGGACGACGGGCCGGGCACCCGCTCGGTGGTGTTCATGAAGGGCTGCCCGCTTAACTGCGTGTGGTGCCAGAATCCCGAGAGCAAGAAGATCGCCCCGGAGCTGTGGTTCGAAAAGGACAAATGCGTGGCCAGCGGGGAGTGCGTGCCCGCCTGCCCCGATGGGGCCTTGGCCCTGGGAGACTCCCTGAGCATCGACCGGGACAAGTGCACCCTGTGTTTCGACTGCGTGGAGGCCTGCCCCTCCACCGCCCTGAAACGGGTGGGTCAGGACATGAGCGTGACACAGGTAGTCGCCAAGATCGTGCCTTACAAGCCCTTCTTCGACACCACCGGCGGCGGGGTCACCCTGTCCGGTGGCGAGCCCACCCTGTTCATGGATTTCACCTCCCGGCTGCTGCAAGCGCTCAAGGCCGAGGGCATCCACACCTTGGTGGAGACCGCCGGCCTGTTCGACTTCGACGATTTCGCCGCGCTTGTGTTGCCCCACAGCGACATGATCTTCATGGACATGAAGATCATCGACCCCGTGTTGCACAAGCGCTGGTGCGGGGTGGACAACGGGCGCATAAAGGAGAACTTCTCGCGCCTGCACCGGATGGCTCGGGAGGGAGGCGCTTTCAGCATCAAACCCCGCACCCCGCTGATTCCGGGGGTGACCGACACTGACGAGATGATGGCCGCCCTTGCCGAGTTCTACCTGGAGCACGGGGTCACCCTGGCCGCCCTGGAGAAAAACAACCCCATCTGGTTCGACAAGAGCGAGAAGGTGGGGGTGAACCCGGACTTCGCGGCCGATGACCCGGCCCGGAGCTTTTACGACAATGAGCGCTACGCCCGCATCAAGCGATACTTCGAGCAGCGGGGCATAACCATTTTGGAGTCTTGA
- a CDS encoding chemotaxis protein CheW → MAEPESTQSFPEAASSAASVPSDARQSFVSFRLDQKLFALPLDRVERALRMVAPVRLPEAPPWIAGVINLHGQALPVLDLGQIFGRLPRQPHPDQRLLVVAQRPRRVALQVDAVESVVKASPGEIVPPTGHLAESRVLAGIFEHGEELVLLLDPERLAPADWRDREDLWAELEEQGARLMPAADE, encoded by the coding sequence ATGGCGGAACCCGAGAGCACTCAGTCCTTCCCAGAGGCGGCTTCATCCGCCGCCTCCGTCCCATCGGACGCGCGCCAAAGCTTCGTCAGCTTTCGCCTGGACCAAAAGCTGTTCGCCCTTCCCCTGGACCGGGTGGAGCGGGCCTTGCGCATGGTGGCGCCGGTGCGCCTTCCCGAGGCCCCGCCTTGGATCGCCGGGGTGATCAACCTGCACGGCCAGGCGCTGCCCGTCCTGGACCTGGGCCAGATATTCGGCCGCCTCCCTCGCCAGCCCCATCCTGACCAGCGGCTCCTGGTGGTCGCCCAGCGGCCCCGCAGGGTGGCCTTGCAGGTGGACGCGGTGGAGAGCGTGGTCAAGGCCTCGCCCGGAGAGATCGTGCCGCCCACGGGCCATTTGGCCGAGTCGCGGGTGCTGGCGGGCATTTTCGAGCACGGCGAGGAACTGGTCCTGCTGTTGGACCCGGAGCGCTTGGCTCCCGCCGATTGGCGGGACCGGGAAGACTTGTGGGCAGAGCTGGAAGAGCAGGGCGCTCGTCTGATGCCGGCGGCCGATGAGTAG
- a CDS encoding chemotaxis protein CheW yields the protein MTSNSKAKTGVSQQQVLEQRARELARRIGRQREEVKDLAMITFGLGRERYGVELSHLREVQPLRGLNWSPVPCTPPFILGVVNLRGRLYSVMDLARFFGAGASGLPEQAHVLLVSGGRLPDGEPMELGLLSDDLPRISRLSREALQDPEHTASPQARKYFQGVTSEMVTLLDIESLLSDPAIVVG from the coding sequence ATGACCTCGAACAGCAAGGCCAAGACCGGCGTCAGCCAGCAGCAGGTGCTGGAACAGCGGGCCCGCGAGCTGGCTCGCCGCATCGGACGCCAGCGGGAAGAGGTCAAGGACCTGGCCATGATCACCTTCGGCCTGGGCCGGGAGCGCTATGGGGTGGAGCTGTCCCACCTCAGGGAGGTGCAGCCGCTCAGGGGGCTCAACTGGTCGCCGGTGCCCTGCACCCCGCCCTTCATCCTGGGAGTGGTCAACCTGCGGGGCCGGCTCTACTCGGTGATGGATTTGGCCCGCTTTTTCGGGGCCGGGGCCTCCGGGTTGCCGGAGCAGGCTCATGTCTTGCTGGTCAGCGGAGGGCGCCTGCCCGACGGCGAGCCCATGGAGCTGGGCCTGCTCTCCGACGACCTGCCCCGCATAAGCCGCCTGTCCCGCGAGGCGTTGCAGGACCCCGAGCACACGGCCTCCCCCCAAGCGCGCAAGTATTTCCAGGGTGTAACCAGCGAAATGGTCACCCTTTTGGATATAGAAAGTTTGCTTTCCGACCCGGCCATCGTCGTCGGCTAG